The Candidatus Woesearchaeota archaeon genome window below encodes:
- a CDS encoding peptidyl-tRNA hydrolase: MELKQVILVREDLKLPKGKLAAQVAHAAVDAALKLQKKDESLLKRWYNSGMKKIVLKVTDEKELYKYIQIAKDQGIITSIITDAGHTVVKPGTVTCGAIGPAEEEQIDAITSKLKMM, translated from the coding sequence ATGGAATTAAAACAAGTTATCTTAGTACGTGAGGATCTTAAATTACCTAAAGGCAAATTAGCTGCGCAAGTTGCTCATGCTGCAGTAGATGCGGCATTGAAATTGCAGAAAAAAGATGAATCCTTATTAAAGAGATGGTATAATTCAGGGATGAAAAAGATTGTTCTTAAAGTAACAGATGAAAAAGAGTTGTATAAATATATTCAAATAGCTAAAGATCAAGGTATCATTACTTCTATTATTACAGACGCAGGGCATACGGTTGTTAAACCAGGTACTGTTACTTGTGGAGCCATTGGGCCAGCTGAGGAAGAGCAAATAGATGCGATTACGAGTAAATTGAAGATGATGTAG